One stretch of Callospermophilus lateralis isolate mCalLat2 chromosome 11, mCalLat2.hap1, whole genome shotgun sequence DNA includes these proteins:
- the Cybc1 gene encoding cytochrome b-245 chaperone 1, which produces MYMQVETRTNSCLHLKRAPGIRSWSLLVGILSTGLAAAYYSGDSLGWKLFYVTGCLFVAVQNLEDWEEAIFNKSTGKVVLKTFSLYRKLLTLLRAGHDQVVVLLNDIRDVNVEEEKVRYFGKGYMVVLRFATGFSHPLTQSAVMGRRSDVEAVARLVTNFLELHRLESPSERSQSSDSEADSPGGQS; this is translated from the exons ATGTACATGCAGGTAGAGACTCGCACCAACTCCTGCCTCCATCTGAAGAGGGCTCCGGGCATCCGGTCCTGGTCCCTCTTGGTCG GAATCTTGTCAACTGGCCTGGCTGCTGCTTACTACAGTGGAG ATAGCCTGGGCTGGAAGCTCTTCTATGTCACAGGCTGCCTGTTTGTGGCTGTGCAGAACTTGGAAGACTGGGAG GAAGCCATCTTCAACAAGAGCACCGGGAAGGTGGTTCTGAAAACATTCAGCCTCTACAGGAAGCTGCTGACTCTTCTTAGAGCAGGCCATGACCAAG TGGTGGTCCTGCTAAATGACATCCGGGATGTGAATGTGGAGGAAGAGAAGGTCCGGTATTTTGGGAAGGGCTACATGGTGGTGCTCCGGTTTGCCACAGGCTTCTCCCACCCCCTCACCCAGAGTGCAGTCATGGGCCGTCGCAG TGATGTGGAAGCTGTAGCCAGGCTCGTCACCAACTTCCTGGAGCTGCACCGCCTGGAGAGCCCTTCAGAACGGTCTCAGAGCAGCGACAGTGAGGCTGACAGCCCTGGCGGCCAgagctga